The Monomorium pharaonis isolate MP-MQ-018 chromosome 5, ASM1337386v2, whole genome shotgun sequence genome includes a window with the following:
- the LOC105837554 gene encoding plancitoxin-1, with protein sequence MSADFEKEADRDPMCSRSLQIFAKSGLRNLIMFSLLCISILLLACDAANPRCRDENNKIVDWYVLYKLPKIAESKNPVIKSGLGYLYITNNTVNKSWQLSKKKISAKNSTPGNTLAPLYDDSVASKNLWGMYNDDPPNRPTSAKYGHAKGVVFVNKQQGFWLIHSVPNYPPVPNSGNDTRRGHVEENSDIPESQSEYDYPTSGMNYGQSFLCISVDSDQFDKIGKQLMYNQVVLYRNNIPSFAKNYRVLSDAVRQKRIRKPPYTSRALLKSSGGIEFVSFAKSDKWKNELYDEFVAPMLKSNLYTETWLNGRGRLPSDCAQVKVLNIESIHLNTSDDSINFTSSRDHSKWAVAIEGKINRTWVCVGDINRADTQYVRGGGTVCFNNKKVWNNYLKAVNQVESCSKS encoded by the exons ATGTCTGCTGATTTCGAAAAAGAAGCAGATCGTGATCCGATGTGTTCACGATCGCTACAAATTTTTGCTAAGTCTGGATtacgtaatttaataatgttttcacTGTTGTGCATAAGTATTTTGTTGCTTGCTTGCGATGCGGCAAATCCTCGGTGCAGGgatgaaaacaataaaatcgTTGATTG GTATGTACTTTACAAGTTGCCGAAGATAGCGGAAAGCAAAAATCCTGTGATTAAAAGTGGAttaggatatttatatataaccaATAATACTGTCAATAAATCTTGGCAGTtatccaaaaaaaaaatcagtgcGAAGAATTCTACACCGGGGAATACTTTAGCACCTTTATACGATGAT TCAGTGGCATCGAAGAATCTTTGGGGCATGTACAACGATGATCCACCTAATAGGCCTACAAGTGCAAAATATGGTCATGCGAAAGGTGTTGTATTTGTGAATAAACAGCAAGGTTTCTGGTTAATACATAGTGTTCCGAATTATCCACCTGTACCTAACAGTGGTAACGATACGAGACGG GGACACGTGGAAGAAAATTCAGACATTCCGGAAAGCCAATCTGAATATGATTATCCAACATCTGGGATGAATTACGGACAGAGTTTCCTGTGTATCTCCGTGGACAGTGATCAATTCGATAAAATCGGTAAACAGTTGATGTATAATCAAGTAGTGCTATATAGGAACAATATTCCTTCGTTCGCTAAAAATTATCGGGTGCTCTCGGATGCGGTTAGACAAAAACGTATCAGAAAACCACCCTATACCAGCAGAGCACTATTAAAATCATCTGGCGGCATCGAATTCGTATCGTTTGCCAAGAGCGACAAGTGGAAGAATG AATTGTACGACGAGTTTGTTGCACCGATGTTGAAATCCAATTTATATACCGAAACGTGGTTGAACGGACGAGGTAGATTACCATCGGACTGTGCACAAGTGaa AGTACTAAACATCGAATCCATTCATTTGAACACATCTGATGATTCAATCAATTTTACGAGCAGCCGCGATCATTCCAAATGGGCAGTAGCTATTGAAGGTAAAATTAATCGAACTTGGGTCTGCGTTGGTGATATTAATCGAGCG gATACCCAATATGTACGCGGCGGTGGAACTGTTTGTTTCAACAATAAGAAAGTCTGGAATAATTATCTGAAAGCAGTGAATCAGGTAGAATCATGTTCTAAGTCCTAA
- the LOC105837553 gene encoding protein vav isoform X1, with the protein MNMAESEDAGKGWHECASWLTRCGALRADHKANWPQAIAFDLAYTLRDGVLLCNLLNIVDPGCIDMKDVNQKPQMAQFLCLRNIKVFLSVCSSVFGLSDSELFEPFMLFDLSNFHRVLCTLSALSNCPRLRRKGIPGFFVGHGRSQEDIYKDLQSAGAGREDEGRRRRFRRREGNETGGGGDNEDPVGEEDGYGAFCSHAQSEEIYQDLCSLHLPPPPSVAQSSAISGGEKRDYVIQELVETERNYTEVLSSLLRHFARPLSSILRPEDSARIFFGIKELSEIHVGFHSQLRKARNGAALAQVFLDWREKFLIYGDYCANLTLAQNTLQEACARNEVVNQEVIRCQQEANNGKFKLRDILSVPMQRVLKYHLLLDKLVEETPREWVEDCHALAKAREVMVDVAQYINEVKRDSDTLDIIKDIQASIIDWDMPEDAQLKDFGRLLRDGELKVKAHGDQRIKARYAFVFEQVVLICKAGRGDQYCYRETLRLDDYRLEDHIGRRTLGRDSRWSYQWILVHKQAYTAYTLYARTEEQKQIWMKALQDAMDNVNPIACRNTNHKLKLTTFDTPRSCQRCGKFLKGRIFQGYKCEVCRLAVHKQCIAHSGRCMPTPPSPTPPPPLPCERALTMKLWFVGEMGRDAASNKLESREDGTYMLRVRPAGQPRLKHETNYALSIKAEGTVKHIRVFKRDVDGADLYYLSESRFFKSVVELVEYYERASLSENFEKLDQRLLWPYRRVLAKALFDFRGCERNQLSLRRGCRVVVLSKEGDAKGWWKGKIGDQVGFFPKEYVEEE; encoded by the exons ATGAATATGGCAGAGAGCGAGGATGCTGGTAAGGGCTGGCATGAGTGTGCCAGCTGGTTGACCAGATGTGGCGCACTGCGAGCGGATCACAAGGCCAACTGGCCACAGGCGATCGCATTTGACCTGGCCTATACATTACGGGATGGTGTATTGCTGTGCAATCTACTCAACATTGTGGATCCTGGATGCATCGACATGAAGGATGTGAATCAGAAGCCACAAATGGCGCAGTTCCTGTGCTTGCGTAACATAAAGGTGTTTTTGTCAGTATGCTCTAGTGTCTTTGGCCTCTCCGACTCGGAGCTCTTTGAGCCGTTTATGCTGTTTGAcctatctaacttccatcgCGTCCTCTGCACACTCTCTGCCTTGTCCAATTGTCCACGACTGAGGCGAAAGGGTATACC TGGATTCTTTGTTGGTCATGGAAGATCACAAGAGGATATTTATAAGGATTTACAAAGTGCTGGTGCAGG TCGCGAAGATGAGGGCCGCCGCAGAAGGTTTAGGAGACGGGAGGGCAACGAGACAGGCGGCGGGGGGGATAATGAGGATCCGGTTGGTGAGGAGGACGGGTACGGAGCTTTTTGCAGCCATGCACAAAGTGAGGAGATCTACCAGGACCTCTGTAGTCTACATTTACCGCCTCCTCCGTCAGTTGCGCAG AGCAGTGCCATTTCTGGAGGTGAAAAAAGGGATTACGTAATCCAAGAACTCGTGGAGACCGAGCGAAATTACACAGAGGTTCTTAGTAGCCTACTCAGACACTTCGCTCGACCGTTATCTTCGATACTTCGACCCGAGGATTCCGCCCGCATCTTTTTCGGTATTAAAGAGCTCTCAGAGATTCACGTGGGCTTTCATAGTCAGCTACGTAAGGCGCGAAACGGCGCTGCACTCGCCCAAGTCTTCCTGGACTGGCGAGAGAAGTTCCTCATTTACGGCGATTACTGCGCAAATCTCACCCTTGCACAAAATACTCTACAGGAAGCCTGCGCACGTAATGAAGTAGTCAATCAAGAAGTTATT aGGTGCCAACAAGAAGCTAACAATGGTAAATTTAAGCTGCGCGACATACTATCTGTGCCAATGCAAAGGGTACTCAAGTATCACCTGTTGTTGGATAAGCTGGTAGAGGAAACTCCTCGCGAGTGGGTAGAAGACTGCCATGCGTTGGCGAAAGCGAGAGAAGTTATGGTCGATGTCGCTCAGTATATAAACGAAGTGAAACGCGATTCCGACACACTGGACATCATAAAGGACATTCAAGCATCGATAATCGACTGGGATATGCCTGAGGATGCGCAACTGAAGGATTTCGGCCGCTTACTTCGTGACGGCGAACTTAAG gTGAAAGCTCATGGTGACCAGCGGATAAAGGCCCGTTATGCATTTGTATTCGAGCAAGTAGTATTGATTTGCAAAGCTGGCAGAGGAGATCAATATTGTTACCGAGAAACTCTACGATTAGACGATTACAGACTGGAAGATCACATAGGACGACGAACTTTGGGTAGAGATTCACGTTGGTCCTACCAGTGGATACTTGTACATAAGCAGGCATACACGGCATACACTTTATATGCGAGAACAGAAGAGCAGAAACAAATATGGATGAAGGCGTTACAGGACGCGATGGATAATGTTAATCCTATAGCCTGTCGAAATACCaatcataaattaaagttGACGACATTTGACACTCCTAGGAGTTGTCAACGATGTGGAAAATTCCTTAAAGGCCGCATATTTCAG GGCTACAAGTGCGAGGTGTGTCGTCTTGCCGTGCACAAACAGTGCATCGCGCACTCGGGTCGTTGTATGCCCACACCACCATCGCCaacaccaccaccgccgctaCCCTGCGAACGTGCGCTTACCATGAAACTGTGGTTTGTCGGGGAGATGGGCAGGGATGCAGCTTCTAACAAACTGGAATCTCGCGAAGATGGCACTTACATGCTGCGCGTTCGTCCAGCTGGTCAACCGCGCCTCAAACATGAAACCAATTATGCTCTTAGTATTAA agCGGAAGGGACGGTAAAACATATCCGAGTATTCAAACGCGATGTGGATGGCGCGGATCTGTACTATCTCAGCGAGTCTCGGTTCTTTAAGAGTGTTGTTGAATTGGTCGAATACTACGAACGAGCGTCTCTTTCAGAGAACTTCGAAAAACTGGATCAACGTCTATTATGGCCATACCGGCGTGTTTTGGCTAAGGCACTATTTGACTTCCGTGGCTGCGAACGCAATCAACTGAGCCTACGACGCGGTTGTCGAGTTGTAGTACTGAGCAAGGAGGGTGATGCCAAAGGATGGTGGAAGGGTAAAATAGGTGATCAAGTAGGATTCTTTCCTAAAGAATATGTGGAGGaggaataa
- the LOC105837553 gene encoding protein vav isoform X2: MNMAESEDAGKGWHECASWLTRCGALRADHKANWPQAIAFDLAYTLRDGVLLCNLLNIVDPGCIDMKDVNQKPQMAQFLCLRNIKVFLSVCSSVFGLSDSELFEPFMLFDLSNFHRVLCTLSALSNCPRLRRKGIPGFFVGHGRSQEDIYKDLQSAGAGATHGLVAFTIKTRAEDVDESRVYQELLCFSSNSQRNWPSEEKSSAISGGEKRDYVIQELVETERNYTEVLSSLLRHFARPLSSILRPEDSARIFFGIKELSEIHVGFHSQLRKARNGAALAQVFLDWREKFLIYGDYCANLTLAQNTLQEACARNEVVNQEVIRCQQEANNGKFKLRDILSVPMQRVLKYHLLLDKLVEETPREWVEDCHALAKAREVMVDVAQYINEVKRDSDTLDIIKDIQASIIDWDMPEDAQLKDFGRLLRDGELKVKAHGDQRIKARYAFVFEQVVLICKAGRGDQYCYRETLRLDDYRLEDHIGRRTLGRDSRWSYQWILVHKQAYTAYTLYARTEEQKQIWMKALQDAMDNVNPIACRNTNHKLKLTTFDTPRSCQRCGKFLKGRIFQGYKCEVCRLAVHKQCIAHSGRCMPTPPSPTPPPPLPCERALTMKLWFVGEMGRDAASNKLESREDGTYMLRVRPAGQPRLKHETNYALSIKAEGTVKHIRVFKRDVDGADLYYLSESRFFKSVVELVEYYERASLSENFEKLDQRLLWPYRRVLAKALFDFRGCERNQLSLRRGCRVVVLSKEGDAKGWWKGKIGDQVGFFPKEYVEEE; this comes from the exons ATGAATATGGCAGAGAGCGAGGATGCTGGTAAGGGCTGGCATGAGTGTGCCAGCTGGTTGACCAGATGTGGCGCACTGCGAGCGGATCACAAGGCCAACTGGCCACAGGCGATCGCATTTGACCTGGCCTATACATTACGGGATGGTGTATTGCTGTGCAATCTACTCAACATTGTGGATCCTGGATGCATCGACATGAAGGATGTGAATCAGAAGCCACAAATGGCGCAGTTCCTGTGCTTGCGTAACATAAAGGTGTTTTTGTCAGTATGCTCTAGTGTCTTTGGCCTCTCCGACTCGGAGCTCTTTGAGCCGTTTATGCTGTTTGAcctatctaacttccatcgCGTCCTCTGCACACTCTCTGCCTTGTCCAATTGTCCACGACTGAGGCGAAAGGGTATACC TGGATTCTTTGTTGGTCATGGAAGATCACAAGAGGATATTTATAAGGATTTACAAAGTGCTGGTGCAGG CGCCACACATGGATTGGTGGCGTTTACCATAAAAACTAGGGCTGAGGACGTAGATGAGTCTCGGGTTTATCAGGAATTGCTCTGCTTCTCGAGCAATTCTCAACGTAACTGGCCTTCTGAGGAGAAG AGCAGTGCCATTTCTGGAGGTGAAAAAAGGGATTACGTAATCCAAGAACTCGTGGAGACCGAGCGAAATTACACAGAGGTTCTTAGTAGCCTACTCAGACACTTCGCTCGACCGTTATCTTCGATACTTCGACCCGAGGATTCCGCCCGCATCTTTTTCGGTATTAAAGAGCTCTCAGAGATTCACGTGGGCTTTCATAGTCAGCTACGTAAGGCGCGAAACGGCGCTGCACTCGCCCAAGTCTTCCTGGACTGGCGAGAGAAGTTCCTCATTTACGGCGATTACTGCGCAAATCTCACCCTTGCACAAAATACTCTACAGGAAGCCTGCGCACGTAATGAAGTAGTCAATCAAGAAGTTATT aGGTGCCAACAAGAAGCTAACAATGGTAAATTTAAGCTGCGCGACATACTATCTGTGCCAATGCAAAGGGTACTCAAGTATCACCTGTTGTTGGATAAGCTGGTAGAGGAAACTCCTCGCGAGTGGGTAGAAGACTGCCATGCGTTGGCGAAAGCGAGAGAAGTTATGGTCGATGTCGCTCAGTATATAAACGAAGTGAAACGCGATTCCGACACACTGGACATCATAAAGGACATTCAAGCATCGATAATCGACTGGGATATGCCTGAGGATGCGCAACTGAAGGATTTCGGCCGCTTACTTCGTGACGGCGAACTTAAG gTGAAAGCTCATGGTGACCAGCGGATAAAGGCCCGTTATGCATTTGTATTCGAGCAAGTAGTATTGATTTGCAAAGCTGGCAGAGGAGATCAATATTGTTACCGAGAAACTCTACGATTAGACGATTACAGACTGGAAGATCACATAGGACGACGAACTTTGGGTAGAGATTCACGTTGGTCCTACCAGTGGATACTTGTACATAAGCAGGCATACACGGCATACACTTTATATGCGAGAACAGAAGAGCAGAAACAAATATGGATGAAGGCGTTACAGGACGCGATGGATAATGTTAATCCTATAGCCTGTCGAAATACCaatcataaattaaagttGACGACATTTGACACTCCTAGGAGTTGTCAACGATGTGGAAAATTCCTTAAAGGCCGCATATTTCAG GGCTACAAGTGCGAGGTGTGTCGTCTTGCCGTGCACAAACAGTGCATCGCGCACTCGGGTCGTTGTATGCCCACACCACCATCGCCaacaccaccaccgccgctaCCCTGCGAACGTGCGCTTACCATGAAACTGTGGTTTGTCGGGGAGATGGGCAGGGATGCAGCTTCTAACAAACTGGAATCTCGCGAAGATGGCACTTACATGCTGCGCGTTCGTCCAGCTGGTCAACCGCGCCTCAAACATGAAACCAATTATGCTCTTAGTATTAA agCGGAAGGGACGGTAAAACATATCCGAGTATTCAAACGCGATGTGGATGGCGCGGATCTGTACTATCTCAGCGAGTCTCGGTTCTTTAAGAGTGTTGTTGAATTGGTCGAATACTACGAACGAGCGTCTCTTTCAGAGAACTTCGAAAAACTGGATCAACGTCTATTATGGCCATACCGGCGTGTTTTGGCTAAGGCACTATTTGACTTCCGTGGCTGCGAACGCAATCAACTGAGCCTACGACGCGGTTGTCGAGTTGTAGTACTGAGCAAGGAGGGTGATGCCAAAGGATGGTGGAAGGGTAAAATAGGTGATCAAGTAGGATTCTTTCCTAAAGAATATGTGGAGGaggaataa
- the LOC105837553 gene encoding protein vav isoform X3, which translates to MSLGFIRNCSASRAILNVTGLLRRSREDEGRRRRFRRREGNETGGGGDNEDPVGEEDGYGAFCSHAQSEEIYQDLCSLHLPPPPSVAQSSAISGGEKRDYVIQELVETERNYTEVLSSLLRHFARPLSSILRPEDSARIFFGIKELSEIHVGFHSQLRKARNGAALAQVFLDWREKFLIYGDYCANLTLAQNTLQEACARNEVVNQEVIRCQQEANNGKFKLRDILSVPMQRVLKYHLLLDKLVEETPREWVEDCHALAKAREVMVDVAQYINEVKRDSDTLDIIKDIQASIIDWDMPEDAQLKDFGRLLRDGELKVKAHGDQRIKARYAFVFEQVVLICKAGRGDQYCYRETLRLDDYRLEDHIGRRTLGRDSRWSYQWILVHKQAYTAYTLYARTEEQKQIWMKALQDAMDNVNPIACRNTNHKLKLTTFDTPRSCQRCGKFLKGRIFQGYKCEVCRLAVHKQCIAHSGRCMPTPPSPTPPPPLPCERALTMKLWFVGEMGRDAASNKLESREDGTYMLRVRPAGQPRLKHETNYALSIKAEGTVKHIRVFKRDVDGADLYYLSESRFFKSVVELVEYYERASLSENFEKLDQRLLWPYRRVLAKALFDFRGCERNQLSLRRGCRVVVLSKEGDAKGWWKGKIGDQVGFFPKEYVEEE; encoded by the exons ATGAGTCTCGGGTTTATCAGGAATTGCTCTGCTTCTCGAGCAATTCTCAACGTAACTGGCCTTCTGAGGAGAAG TCGCGAAGATGAGGGCCGCCGCAGAAGGTTTAGGAGACGGGAGGGCAACGAGACAGGCGGCGGGGGGGATAATGAGGATCCGGTTGGTGAGGAGGACGGGTACGGAGCTTTTTGCAGCCATGCACAAAGTGAGGAGATCTACCAGGACCTCTGTAGTCTACATTTACCGCCTCCTCCGTCAGTTGCGCAG AGCAGTGCCATTTCTGGAGGTGAAAAAAGGGATTACGTAATCCAAGAACTCGTGGAGACCGAGCGAAATTACACAGAGGTTCTTAGTAGCCTACTCAGACACTTCGCTCGACCGTTATCTTCGATACTTCGACCCGAGGATTCCGCCCGCATCTTTTTCGGTATTAAAGAGCTCTCAGAGATTCACGTGGGCTTTCATAGTCAGCTACGTAAGGCGCGAAACGGCGCTGCACTCGCCCAAGTCTTCCTGGACTGGCGAGAGAAGTTCCTCATTTACGGCGATTACTGCGCAAATCTCACCCTTGCACAAAATACTCTACAGGAAGCCTGCGCACGTAATGAAGTAGTCAATCAAGAAGTTATT aGGTGCCAACAAGAAGCTAACAATGGTAAATTTAAGCTGCGCGACATACTATCTGTGCCAATGCAAAGGGTACTCAAGTATCACCTGTTGTTGGATAAGCTGGTAGAGGAAACTCCTCGCGAGTGGGTAGAAGACTGCCATGCGTTGGCGAAAGCGAGAGAAGTTATGGTCGATGTCGCTCAGTATATAAACGAAGTGAAACGCGATTCCGACACACTGGACATCATAAAGGACATTCAAGCATCGATAATCGACTGGGATATGCCTGAGGATGCGCAACTGAAGGATTTCGGCCGCTTACTTCGTGACGGCGAACTTAAG gTGAAAGCTCATGGTGACCAGCGGATAAAGGCCCGTTATGCATTTGTATTCGAGCAAGTAGTATTGATTTGCAAAGCTGGCAGAGGAGATCAATATTGTTACCGAGAAACTCTACGATTAGACGATTACAGACTGGAAGATCACATAGGACGACGAACTTTGGGTAGAGATTCACGTTGGTCCTACCAGTGGATACTTGTACATAAGCAGGCATACACGGCATACACTTTATATGCGAGAACAGAAGAGCAGAAACAAATATGGATGAAGGCGTTACAGGACGCGATGGATAATGTTAATCCTATAGCCTGTCGAAATACCaatcataaattaaagttGACGACATTTGACACTCCTAGGAGTTGTCAACGATGTGGAAAATTCCTTAAAGGCCGCATATTTCAG GGCTACAAGTGCGAGGTGTGTCGTCTTGCCGTGCACAAACAGTGCATCGCGCACTCGGGTCGTTGTATGCCCACACCACCATCGCCaacaccaccaccgccgctaCCCTGCGAACGTGCGCTTACCATGAAACTGTGGTTTGTCGGGGAGATGGGCAGGGATGCAGCTTCTAACAAACTGGAATCTCGCGAAGATGGCACTTACATGCTGCGCGTTCGTCCAGCTGGTCAACCGCGCCTCAAACATGAAACCAATTATGCTCTTAGTATTAA agCGGAAGGGACGGTAAAACATATCCGAGTATTCAAACGCGATGTGGATGGCGCGGATCTGTACTATCTCAGCGAGTCTCGGTTCTTTAAGAGTGTTGTTGAATTGGTCGAATACTACGAACGAGCGTCTCTTTCAGAGAACTTCGAAAAACTGGATCAACGTCTATTATGGCCATACCGGCGTGTTTTGGCTAAGGCACTATTTGACTTCCGTGGCTGCGAACGCAATCAACTGAGCCTACGACGCGGTTGTCGAGTTGTAGTACTGAGCAAGGAGGGTGATGCCAAAGGATGGTGGAAGGGTAAAATAGGTGATCAAGTAGGATTCTTTCCTAAAGAATATGTGGAGGaggaataa
- the LOC105837556 gene encoding torsin-like protein: MNLIDRVLVPLLIFTFLVPVRCELVTFGVVGALSGLGYFAYDKLKCKYKECCTDEYIHPDLDRLQYMLNAKLFGQQIARETIINALQGHLQNNNSPKALVMSFHGTPGTGKNYVVQMIAKTFYKNGIQSNYFHFFNGRNDFPLQRKIDEYKEDLYKIISNSLQECDRSMFVFDEVDKMPEGLLNVLVPFLDYNSYHKSTKHSESMHQNKAIFIFLSNTGSTQIVQYLTNLWERGRNREDTRLQDFEKLVAEGAFNEKGGFHHSDTIQTSVIDHYVPFLPLEEVHVRKCLVKAFTERGVIPKEEMIEEALSHLTFGPEPHNLYSMAGCKRIDQKVAAIVYRKQSESRAIERDNLID, from the exons ATGAATCTCATTGATCGAGTTCTGGTGCCTTTGCTCATTTTTACGTTCCTCGTGCCCGTACGATGCGAACTTGTAACATTCGGTGTTGTGGGTGCATTAAGCGGTTTAGGTTACTTTGCATACGACAAGTTAAAGTGCAAGTACAAGGAATGCTGCACGGATGAATACATTCATCCTGATTTAGATA gaCTACAATACATGCTTAATGCTAAATTATTCGGGCAACAAATTGCTcgtgaaacaataataaatgcaCTGCAGGGTCATTTGCAAAATAACAATTCACCCAAGGCATTAGTCATGAGTTTTCATGGTACACCAGGGACTGGCAAGAACTATGTGGTGCAGATGATTgccaaaactttttataaaaatggtattcagagtaattattttcactttttcaaTGGCCGCAATGATTTCCCTTTGCAACGAAAAATAGATGAATATaag gaagatttatacaaaattatctcCAACAGTTTGCAGGAATGTGACAGATCAATGTTTGTGTTCGACGAGGTAGACAAAATGCCAGAGGGTCTACTGAACGTGCTAGTTCCTTTTCTGGACTACAACAGTTATCACAAATCTACCAAGCATAGCGAATCCATGCATCAAAATAAagccatttttatatttctatcaaatacCGGCAGCACCCAGATAGTGCAGTATCTTACGAACTTGTGGGAGAGAGGCAGGAATAGGGAAGACACGCGATTGCAGGATTTCGAGAAATTAGTAGCCGAGGGGGCGTTCAACGAGAAAGGTGGTTTTCATCACAGTGACACTATACAGACTAGCGTGATCGATCACTATGTACCTTTCCTGCCTCTTGAGGAGGTGCACGTTAGAAAATGTTTGGTAAAGGCTTTCACCGAACGGGGAGTCATTCCAAAGGAGGAGATGATAGAGGAGGCGCTATCGCATTTGACCTTTGGTCCTGAACCACATAATCTGTATTCGATGGCTGGCTGTAAGAGGATAGATCAGAAAGTTGCTGCTATTGTGTATCGTAAACAATCCGAGTCTAGAGCTATTGAAAGAGATAATTTGATTGATTGA